The Deltaproteobacteria bacterium genome includes the window GCACGGGCCCACGCATTGCTCAACATTATCGGCGTCTGTTACATGATTGCCCCTGTGTATACCGGAGCCTACGGCCGGTTGATCGAACTCATGGTTCCAGGGCCTGTAACGACAGAGAACATCATGCTCCACATAGCCCTTTCGCACACCGTTTTCAATGTCATCAACTCCTTCTTTGTGTTCTTGCCTTTGATAGACGTGCTCGAGAAGCTGGCCATACGGCTCACGCGAGTCAAACCCGGCACGGTCGATATCGGACCGATATACCTGGAGAAACACCTTCTCGAGACCCCCTCTCTTGCCTTGGAGCAGACGATCAATGAAATAACAAGAATGATCGACATTGCCCGCGACGCCTTGCGAAATGCTGTGAAGAGCTTCGTCGACAACGATACGAAACCCTTTGTCAGGATAAGGGAACAGGAGGATGCAGTCGACAACCTTCAAAAGGAGATCACCCAATACCTCGTCGAGCTCTCCCAAAAGAACCTCGAAAAGCCCGAGGCGGAGATGATCCCGGTCCTCCTCCACTCGGTGAACGATGTTGAAAGGGTCGGGGATCATGCCATCAACATCCTGGAACTCTCCGAAAGAAAAATCGACGAAAAGCTTCCTTTTACCGTCAGTGCGATCGACGAGTTGAAAGAGATCGTGAACATCGCCTTCTCGATGCTCGAAAACGCCATAACGGCTCTGAGAAAACACGATGTGCTCTCAGCAGAAAGAATCATAGAGGCCGAAGGCCGTCTCAACGAACTTCAAGTCGAACTCAAAGAAAACCACATTCAGAGGTTGAGCAATGGGACCTGCAATCTGCTCTCAGGCATCGTGTTCATCGATTTTGTCGATAATATGGAAAAGATCGGGGATCACGTCACCAATATCGCCGAAGGTGTGCTGCGTCATCTGCAATGGAATATGGACATAACAGGGCACGCCTGAGTGCTTTTGGGGGCACCGGCACCCCGGATTTCGAGGGAGAAGCCCGATTAGAATCAGGAATCTCCCACAGAGATGGAGAGCGACATCTCGGGGCAACCGACCGGCGGTGTTCTCTTTTTCCGGAGGGAGTCGATGTTGAAAGGCAGGACTGTTATTCTGGGCGTAACAGGGGGAATTGCGGCATACAAGTCGGTGGAACTTCTCAGAGAATTGAGACGAAGAGAGGCAGATGTCCGTGTGGTAATGACCAGACACGCTCAGGAGTTTGTGAGGCCGCTCACATTTCAAAGCCTCTCCGGTCACCGGGTCGCGCTGGATCTCTTCGAACCGGTCTGGGAGAGTGACATCGGTCACATCGCTCTTGCCGACATGGCCGATTTGGCCGTAATCGCGCCGGCCACGGCCAACATTATCGGCAAGATAGCAGGCGGGATCGCCGATGACCTTCTTTCGACCCTGGTGACGGCTCTCAAGTGCCCGCTTCTCTTGGTCCCTGCGATGAACACCCGGATGTGGGAGAACCCGATTGTGCAGCAGAATCTGGAGAAGCTCAGGGTTCGCGGATACGAGTGGGTGGAGCCAGAGAAGGGAGATCTCGCCTGTGGGGCCACGGGTAGGGGTCGAATGGCGGAGACAGGCGAGATTGTCGAGAGAATGGAGGACCTTTTGACGGAAAAGGACCTTAGAGGGCAGCGCTTACTGGTCACTGCAGGACCGACCGTGGAGGGTGTCGATCCGGTCCGTTACATCACGAACCGCTCCAGCGGAAAGATGGGCTATGCCATAGCCAGAATAGCCAGGCGCCGGGGAGCAGAGGTGGTTCTCGTCAGCGGGCCGAGCCTGATCCCCCCTCCCCGGAGAGACATCCTCTTTGTCTCCGTGAGAAGCGCGGCTGACATGAGAGCCGCCGTCTTCGACCACTACAGGGATTGCTCGGTGGTGATAATGGCCGCTGCGGTAGCCGACTACCGGCCGAAAGAGGTCTTTGTCCGTAAGATGAAAAAACAGGGCAAGGAGACCTACCTCATGGAGCTCGAAAGAAACCCGGACATCCTCAAAGAACTCGGGGAAGTCAAGGAAGACAGAATCCTGGTGGGTTTTGCTGCCGAAACCGAGGCAGTCGTCGAAAACGCCCGTGCCAAGCTCCAGGCAAAGAACGCCGACCTCATTGTAGCCAATGATGTCAGCCGGCAGGGGGCGGGATTTGAAGTCGACACGAACATCGTCACGATCCTCGACAGGCGGGGAAAGGTCAAGAACCTGCCCCTCATGACCAAGGAAGAGGTGGCCCGCCTCGTTCTCAACCAGGTCGTCAAGATCCTGCGCATGCGGGAGAGAAGCAGCCGGAATCTCCCCTCCGGCAAAAGATAACAGAGGTCCCAAAGGAGTCGGCCTGAATCATACCCTCGACTTCATGGTCACCATCTCAAGCAGATCGGCGGCGTCCTCTGCCCGGTCGGAGATCTCCACAATCGTGTCGAGACAAAGCCTCAGATGAATCCTGTGGCCATAATCGAGGGGAGCTGTGAATATCTGCCTGGTCAGGTCCCATTCGATCTTGTCCACATCCGACTCTTTGATCCCCACCTGTTTGGCCTTTTCCCTGATGAAATCCACATCCCCTTCTCCACCTACATACTCGAGCAGGCCCTCCTTAAGGGCCCCCATGGTGGCAAAGGATTCCTGAGCCACACGGAGAAACTGTTCCCTCATCTCCTGCGGAATTTCCGGCCTTTGATCCAAGAAGAAATCACAGCACGCCTCGGCAGCGTCATCGACCTTGTCGATGCTTTCCACCAAATGGTAGATGTCCTCTCGGATCGCGGGAAGATAGGCACCCGAATAGAGCCGGTCGCGAATGTTGTACCGGATGAAGTCGGCTTGCGTTTCCAGCCCGTCTACCTTGAGGGCCAGAACCTTTGCTTCGGATATGTTGCCCGTGATGTAGGTCTCTATGCACTTCTTTGCAGTGGCCAGTGTCTCTTCCACCTTGTCCAGGTGCTTGATGATCAGCTCGATCACCTCTTTCTCTTTCTTGAAGATCACGCCGCTCCCTCCCTCTGGCAGAGCTGTAGTCGCCCATAGGCTCCAGGCCCGCTCCCCATAGTATACCACCGGCGAGGGCGGCTTGTCGCCGGCAAAGAGGACCGACTCCGAGAATCCTCTGGAGCAGGTTCATTCGAGGAGAAAAACCCCCCGATACAGGAGGAACGAGGACAGCCCGGCAAAGGACGGGGTCAACACCCACCCGGCAAGGATGGTGAGGACGGTCTTCTTGCTGATCGATCTGGCTCCCTTGGCCAGGCCGGTTCCTGCAACCGCCCCCACAACCGCCGAAGAGGTCGAAATCGGAATCCCCATGATGGAGAAGAGATGAATTCCAAAGGCCGAAGACATCTGGGCTGCAAAGGCACCGGACAGGTCGAGGGACGTGATGCCCTTGCCCACCGTGTCGGACACCTTCCTTCCGTAGGTAATCGAACCGAGTGCCAAAGCACCGCCACCTATGGCTACCAGTGTTCTCGGATGGACAATCCCCAGGTTTGCTATGGGACCCACAGCGTTCCCGGCATTGTTGGCCCCCATGGAGTAGGCCACGTAGCAGCCTGAGAGAATTGCCAGCCACCCCAGGAGATTTTGGACAAAGATAACACTCCCCTTCAGCCTTCCGAGGAGCGAACCGAGCAGGCGGGTAATGCCGCATGAAAGAGCAAGAGTCAAGGCCGGGCAGACCACCCAGCTCTCAAGGATGGTGACGAACTTCGAAAAATCGACATTCGCACCAACAGCTAGTCCGATTCCGACCACACCGCCGACCATCGATTGGGAGGTCGACACAGGGATCTTGAAAAAGGTGGCCAGGGTCACAAAGCCCCCCCCGCATACCAGAGCCACAAATACCGCCGCAAAAGGAAGCTCCTCGGTCACTATGCCCTTACCGATGGTCTTCATCACATGGTGCCCCTGCAGGGCCGCTCCCAGAAATGCAAAGACAGCAACCAGAGCGACAGCCCTCCGGTACGGGATCAGTTCCGCGCCGACGACCGTACCGATGCAGTTTGCCGTGTCGTTGGCCCCGATATTCCAGCCCACGTAGATCCCGCCGAAAAGAAGCAGAATGACCAAGGGAAATTCGACGGCAATTACCTCCTGTTCGTTTGTCTTGTCCCTATCCGGACGAGCCGGAAGAGATCCGGATCAGTCAGCCCGTCAGGCAACCGTATGATCCTCCTCTATCCTTTCCCTGACCATGATTCCCCGCCTGGCCAACTCTCCAATGAATTCCGCCGGGTCGAAAGCGCCTTCCGGAGCGACCACTCCTCTCGTCTTGACCCGACCCGATGCGATCATCTGGGCACCGATGGAAAGGGGAACTCCCACACTCCTTGTATACGCCCTGGGGCCCTCCCAGCCTTCCACCTCGCCTGGTGGATTGGAGGTGGTGAGGATATGGCGGACGGTTCTCCCCTGCCGTGTGCCGACTACCTCCACGTGGAGGGCATAACCCCAGAGATCCTGTTCCTTCCCCTCAGGGGCCTGGTCGAGGTAGGCGGCAACGAAATCCCTTGACCCGATTTCAATTCCCCTGATCTTCACCTTGTCGTTTCTCAGGAATCCATACTCGTAGAGAGCCTTGATGAGCCTCATGTTTTTTTCCGGCCAGGTCCCTCTCACCTCGATCCGCTTCACTCCCTCGATATACCTGGGAAGGGTGTGAACCTCCGGGTGGGGGATTATATACTGGGGGAGAGAACCAAAGGGTTCGGGAAGCTCTATCTTTTTCTCCAGCGAAAAGGGAGGAACCTGGAGGTATCTCCCCCTGTCGTAAACAACGCGGCCCGGCATGGCGGGATCGTACTCAAGAAAGGTGGTAGAACTGAGTCCCGGTGAAGGGGCGATGGCCCGAAACGCCCCGTGACTGATATAGATCCCTTCCACCTCTTCCATCTGATCCGCAGCGTATTTGGCCAGGATATTGGTCGTACCCGGAGTCATCCCGACCCCGGGCACGAATATGATCCCTGCCTGTCTCGCCCTGGTATCGTAGTCAAAATAGGTCTGTCCCATCCCGGTGACATCGAGACCGCTCACGCCGGCGGCCATAACAGCATCGACCAGCAGCGTGTCGAGTGCGATGGGAAGGCCGGCCATGACCACGTCATATCCCCTCATCACTTCAACCGATCCCGCGGTATCCGTGATGTCCAGGTGGACAAAATCGACCCTCTGATCGCCCACCTCTTCCCTGACCTGCCGAGCCGCCTCCTCGTTCACATCGCCGATGGTGATCTGATCGAAATCACCGAACTCTATCAGGTCCTTCAGAGACTCCCGACTGATCTGCCCGGCAGCGCCGACACAGAGTATCTTCATCTCTTCCCTCCTACAGGCCGAAGAAGCCCGTTTCCCACCGGTGGCCACCTCTCACGCCAGAGACCGCCTTCCTGGGGCAGAGAGCCGCGGAAATGAAAAAAAAGTCCCGCGGAATCCGGCAGGACCTGAGTTCTTGCAAATCATGGGATTCTATCGAACCATCCATGAATCGATACTCTCCACCGGCTAGGCTACCCTCTGTCGTGCATAGGCCGAGGCCACTTCACTCACGACGACGAGGCCGATAATGACCAGCAGGGTCATACCGGTCTTCTCATAGGCCAGTGTCTCGATGGTCTCTCGCAGGTACATACCGATCCCACCGGCCCCTACGTATCCCAGTATGGTTGCCATCCGGAATGTGGAATCCCAGCCGTAAATGGCAATCCCCGTCCAGGCCGTCTCAACCTGGGGATAGATCCCGTAGAGAAAGACCTTGATCTCGCCTGCTCCTGTCGCCCTGATGGCCTCCACGGGTCCGATGCGGATGTCTTCGATCTCCTCTGCCATGAGTTTTCCGCAGAACCCGATGGTTGCCAGAATGCAGGTAACCGCCCCTGCAAGAGGGCCGAAACCGAGAATCATGGTGAAGAGGATCGCCCAGATCAGCTCATAGATCGACCGGGCACCGATGATGATACCTCGCCCCAGAGGATAGAGTATCCATTTGTTTGGTGTCATGTTGAGGGCGGCAAACCACGCAAGAGGCACGCAGAGCGCCAGACCGACAACAGTACCGAAGAAACCGAGCTGGAAGGTCTCAACGATCGACTTCAGCATACCCATGTTCTGTATGTATTTGAAATCAGGAGGGCAGAAGAGCTGCGAGAACTTGTGCCCCAGTGGGCCGAACATCCCCGTGAAGCGGCTCAGAGGGATATTGAGGTAGTGAAGGGACCAGACCACAAAGGCGAGGAAGAAGAGCACGCCCAGGTAACCCGACAAACCCGTCCTGAGTGCGCTCTCCCCCTCATCCGTTGAGTCTGCCGATCTCCTCTGATGGTCTCGGTGTGGCAACTCTGAAACCACCTCCATGGCGCCTCAGGTGAGCATGGTCCGGAGCTTGGTCGAGACGAACTCACCCAGCAGGACCAACCCGAGGATTGCAACCAGC containing:
- the coaBC gene encoding bifunctional phosphopantothenoylcysteine decarboxylase/phosphopantothenate--cysteine ligase CoaBC codes for the protein MLKGRTVILGVTGGIAAYKSVELLRELRRREADVRVVMTRHAQEFVRPLTFQSLSGHRVALDLFEPVWESDIGHIALADMADLAVIAPATANIIGKIAGGIADDLLSTLVTALKCPLLLVPAMNTRMWENPIVQQNLEKLRVRGYEWVEPEKGDLACGATGRGRMAETGEIVERMEDLLTEKDLRGQRLLVTAGPTVEGVDPVRYITNRSSGKMGYAIARIARRRGAEVVLVSGPSLIPPPRRDILFVSVRSAADMRAAVFDHYRDCSVVIMAAAVADYRPKEVFVRKMKKQGKETYLMELERNPDILKELGEVKEDRILVGFAAETEAVVENARAKLQAKNADLIVANDVSRQGAGFEVDTNIVTILDRRGKVKNLPLMTKEEVARLVLNQVVKILRMRERSSRNLPSGKR
- a CDS encoding saccharopine dehydrogenase NADP-binding domain-containing protein — encoded protein: MKILCVGAAGQISRESLKDLIEFGDFDQITIGDVNEEAARQVREEVGDQRVDFVHLDITDTAGSVEVMRGYDVVMAGLPIALDTLLVDAVMAAGVSGLDVTGMGQTYFDYDTRARQAGIIFVPGVGMTPGTTNILAKYAADQMEEVEGIYISHGAFRAIAPSPGLSSTTFLEYDPAMPGRVVYDRGRYLQVPPFSLEKKIELPEPFGSLPQYIIPHPEVHTLPRYIEGVKRIEVRGTWPEKNMRLIKALYEYGFLRNDKVKIRGIEIGSRDFVAAYLDQAPEGKEQDLWGYALHVEVVGTRQGRTVRHILTTSNPPGEVEGWEGPRAYTRSVGVPLSIGAQMIASGRVKTRGVVAPEGAFDPAEFIGELARRGIMVRERIEEDHTVA
- a CDS encoding Na/Pi cotransporter family protein, with translation MAAETVFNLIGGLGLFFLGMKTMSDSLKKVAGDRLRNALHILTKQPIIGLFVGAIVTCLIQSSSATTVMSVGFVNAGLLTLKQAISIILGANIGTTVTAWLVSFFAVFKITSYALPAIGVGFFVTMLGKTRSTRMWGQFILGFGLLFTGLGFMKDAFVPWRESQALKDAFLTFGSHPILGILIGVVVTVLFQSSSATIALLQIMAFSGLIDFQTAIPIILGDNIGTTVTAELSAIGRNTNARRTARAHALLNIIGVCYMIAPVYTGAYGRLIELMVPGPVTTENIMLHIALSHTVFNVINSFFVFLPLIDVLEKLAIRLTRVKPGTVDIGPIYLEKHLLETPSLALEQTINEITRMIDIARDALRNAVKSFVDNDTKPFVRIREQEDAVDNLQKEITQYLVELSQKNLEKPEAEMIPVLLHSVNDVERVGDHAINILELSERKIDEKLPFTVSAIDELKEIVNIAFSMLENAITALRKHDVLSAERIIEAEGRLNELQVELKENHIQRLSNGTCNLLSGIVFIDFVDNMEKIGDHVTNIAEGVLRHLQWNMDITGHA
- the phnE gene encoding phosphonate ABC transporter, permease protein PhnE — protein: MEVVSELPHRDHQRRSADSTDEGESALRTGLSGYLGVLFFLAFVVWSLHYLNIPLSRFTGMFGPLGHKFSQLFCPPDFKYIQNMGMLKSIVETFQLGFFGTVVGLALCVPLAWFAALNMTPNKWILYPLGRGIIIGARSIYELIWAILFTMILGFGPLAGAVTCILATIGFCGKLMAEEIEDIRIGPVEAIRATGAGEIKVFLYGIYPQVETAWTGIAIYGWDSTFRMATILGYVGAGGIGMYLRETIETLAYEKTGMTLLVIIGLVVVSEVASAYARQRVA
- a CDS encoding anion permease, with product MVILLLFGGIYVGWNIGANDTANCIGTVVGAELIPYRRAVALVAVFAFLGAALQGHHVMKTIGKGIVTEELPFAAVFVALVCGGGFVTLATFFKIPVSTSQSMVGGVVGIGLAVGANVDFSKFVTILESWVVCPALTLALSCGITRLLGSLLGRLKGSVIFVQNLLGWLAILSGCYVAYSMGANNAGNAVGPIANLGIVHPRTLVAIGGGALALGSITYGRKVSDTVGKGITSLDLSGAFAAQMSSAFGIHLFSIMGIPISTSSAVVGAVAGTGLAKGARSISKKTVLTILAGWVLTPSFAGLSSFLLYRGVFLLE
- a CDS encoding DUF47 domain-containing protein gives rise to the protein MIFKKEKEVIELIIKHLDKVEETLATAKKCIETYITGNISEAKVLALKVDGLETQADFIRYNIRDRLYSGAYLPAIREDIYHLVESIDKVDDAAEACCDFFLDQRPEIPQEMREQFLRVAQESFATMGALKEGLLEYVGGEGDVDFIREKAKQVGIKESDVDKIEWDLTRQIFTAPLDYGHRIHLRLCLDTIVEISDRAEDAADLLEMVTMKSRV